In a single window of the Streptomyces sp. NBC_00285 genome:
- a CDS encoding S9 family peptidase, with the protein MAADARDHVTGEHGTGPPHIAAAPQPFEVRPMPMHPPAWAAAPAPVLLPTTAGPRDAVTRLHAHGCWYPSADPEGTRAAFICDRGGVPQLWAGPVDGDGIRLLDSTPDPVKEVSWSPDGRWIAYTTAPGGGEHSRVLCVRPDGSGRRLLAGADPDSSAYLGCWAYDGSAVAVTLAAPATATATFGVGVGVGVGGDRAWQPADSDRALWATRDGRATLLGGTAYDVGPGGTPFGVLAAGTPAARPGGGLSAYLVDPDGVASPVLLATETDAPTLRVCDLSRDGGLALLRRGPRGRREAVVRRTADAATTFTLPVADGDPWIGRFSPDGRTLWLRSDAHREYAALLAVALEADGTPHRRTVVSEREDGDLELLEVAHDGRTAVLAWNMQGAGDLEVIEISPARGTPGTPGAPGPAQPVPLPHEVVTRVVSAGSGRLLLALSGSQRRPGVWWTHEGVSLLRTPWSSRDEDAVPPGRPPVRPVLSRLVARDGLPLSGWYYRAPGRASGEPAPCVIHLHGGPEDQERPVFDPLYHELLGRGLDVFAPDVRGSGGHGRSFVDADLGTGRFAALDDVAACAAHAVAEGPADPARLAVMGRSYGGYLTFASLVWHPDLFRTGVAVCGMSDLLTFFAGTEPWIAESAAHKYGHPERDRELLHALSPMSRVDALRAPLLAVHGEHDTNVPLGESDQFVRAARDRGVPAELLVLRDEGHDFLRADNRRLFRRAAADWMERHLHPA; encoded by the coding sequence ATGGCTGCAGACGCACGGGATCACGTGACCGGCGAGCACGGCACCGGGCCTCCGCACATCGCGGCGGCTCCGCAGCCGTTCGAAGTGCGACCGATGCCGATGCACCCGCCCGCCTGGGCCGCGGCCCCCGCTCCGGTGCTGCTGCCCACGACGGCAGGCCCGCGGGACGCCGTGACCAGGCTCCACGCGCACGGCTGCTGGTACCCCTCCGCCGATCCCGAAGGCACCCGGGCGGCCTTCATCTGCGACCGGGGAGGTGTCCCACAGCTGTGGGCCGGACCCGTGGACGGGGACGGGATCCGGCTGCTCGACTCCACCCCGGATCCCGTCAAGGAGGTGTCCTGGTCGCCCGACGGCCGCTGGATCGCCTACACCACCGCACCGGGCGGCGGTGAGCACTCGCGGGTGCTGTGCGTGCGGCCGGACGGGAGCGGCCGTCGCCTCCTGGCCGGCGCCGATCCGGACAGCTCGGCCTACCTCGGTTGCTGGGCGTACGACGGTTCGGCCGTCGCCGTCACCCTCGCCGCACCGGCCACCGCCACCGCCACCTTCGGCGTCGGCGTCGGCGTCGGCGTCGGAGGAGACCGCGCGTGGCAGCCGGCGGACAGCGACCGGGCCTTGTGGGCGACCCGGGACGGCCGAGCGACCCTCCTCGGCGGGACCGCGTACGACGTGGGGCCGGGCGGGACGCCGTTCGGTGTCCTCGCCGCGGGGACACCGGCGGCCCGGCCGGGCGGGGGCCTGTCCGCCTACCTGGTCGACCCCGACGGTGTCGCATCTCCCGTGCTGCTCGCCACGGAAACGGACGCCCCGACCCTCCGGGTGTGCGACCTCAGCCGTGACGGCGGGCTCGCGCTGCTGCGCCGGGGACCGCGCGGACGGCGAGAGGCGGTCGTCCGGCGCACGGCCGACGCGGCGACGACGTTCACCCTGCCGGTCGCCGACGGTGACCCGTGGATCGGCCGGTTCTCGCCCGACGGGCGGACGCTGTGGCTGCGCAGCGACGCCCACCGGGAGTACGCGGCCCTGCTCGCCGTCGCTCTCGAGGCCGACGGCACACCGCACCGCAGGACGGTCGTGTCGGAACGCGAGGACGGTGACCTCGAACTGCTGGAGGTGGCGCACGACGGCCGCACGGCCGTACTGGCGTGGAACATGCAGGGCGCCGGCGACCTCGAGGTCATCGAGATCTCCCCGGCACGAGGCACCCCCGGTACCCCCGGCGCTCCCGGACCGGCGCAGCCGGTGCCGTTGCCCCATGAGGTCGTCACGCGGGTCGTGTCGGCCGGGTCGGGGCGGCTGCTGTTGGCGCTCTCCGGTTCGCAGCGCCGTCCCGGCGTGTGGTGGACCCACGAAGGCGTGTCCCTGCTGCGCACCCCGTGGTCCTCCCGGGACGAGGACGCCGTCCCGCCGGGCCGCCCGCCCGTACGCCCCGTGCTCTCGCGTCTCGTCGCCCGGGACGGGCTGCCCCTCAGCGGCTGGTACTACCGGGCCCCGGGACGTGCCTCGGGCGAGCCGGCGCCCTGCGTGATCCACCTGCACGGCGGCCCCGAGGACCAGGAACGCCCGGTGTTCGACCCGCTCTACCACGAGCTCCTGGGGCGCGGGCTGGACGTGTTCGCCCCCGACGTCCGCGGGTCCGGCGGACACGGCCGGTCCTTCGTCGACGCCGATCTGGGCACCGGGCGCTTCGCCGCGCTCGACGACGTCGCGGCCTGCGCAGCCCACGCGGTCGCGGAGGGTCCCGCGGACCCGGCACGGCTGGCGGTGATGGGCCGCTCGTACGGCGGCTATCTGACGTTCGCCTCGCTCGTGTGGCATCCGGACCTGTTCCGCACCGGGGTCGCGGTCTGCGGCATGTCCGACCTTCTGACCTTCTTCGCCGGCACCGAACCCTGGATCGCGGAGTCGGCGGCGCACAAGTACGGGCACCCGGAGCGCGACCGCGAGTTGCTGCACGCCCTGTCCCCGATGAGCCGCGTCGACGCGCTGCGGGCCCCGCTGCTAGCCGTCCACGGGGAGCACGACACCAACGTGCCGCTGGGGGAGTCGGATCAGTTCGTACGGGCCGCGCGGGACCGCGGTGTCCCCGCCGAGCTCCTGGTCCTGCGGGACGAGGGGCACGATTTCCTGCGCGCGGACAACCGGCGACTGTTCCGCCGGGCCGCCGCGGACTGGATGGAACGCCACCTGCATCCCGCCTGA
- a CDS encoding carboxylate-amine ligase, with the protein MTTRIGVEEEFHGLEVESGLLVPRAEAVLRRLPRRTFTTELHRSTVESNSAVHASLNDLYADLARARRRLDVAASSLGLAAVAAGTAPLAPCVSGPPTADARYRHMVEEYRRVADEQLICGAQIHVDVPDRDTAVGVMCAVSPWLPVLLALSASSPFWQGSDTGYASWRTLLWQRWPTAGPVGCFPGAADYDAAVRDLVRAGIISDPGMIYYDVRPSAHLPTLELRICDACPRAETVVLVAGLFRALVTEAGERLTAGAAGCDGRHEWLRGASWRAARSGLEGTLVDPGTHREAPAADVVLKLLGRLRPALEAHGDWGTVRDLTAGALADGSAAERMRRRAREEDLLACTDMLIAETRGERRHRRPPLAARRNIPPSVAGAAGSGAPGALGS; encoded by the coding sequence GTGACCACACGCATCGGAGTCGAGGAGGAGTTCCACGGCCTGGAGGTCGAGAGCGGGCTGCTCGTGCCGCGTGCCGAAGCGGTCCTGCGACGGCTTCCCCGACGCACCTTCACCACGGAACTGCACCGGTCCACTGTGGAATCGAACAGCGCGGTGCACGCGTCCCTGAACGACCTGTACGCCGACCTCGCCAGAGCCAGACGGCGGCTCGACGTGGCCGCCTCCTCACTCGGGCTCGCGGCGGTGGCCGCGGGCACCGCCCCACTGGCACCCTGCGTCTCAGGACCTCCCACGGCCGACGCGCGCTATCGCCACATGGTCGAGGAGTATCGCCGGGTCGCCGACGAACAGCTCATCTGCGGTGCCCAGATCCATGTGGACGTACCCGATCGCGACACCGCGGTGGGTGTGATGTGCGCGGTCTCTCCCTGGCTTCCCGTGCTGCTGGCGCTGTCCGCGAGCTCCCCCTTCTGGCAGGGATCCGACACCGGCTACGCCAGCTGGCGCACGCTGCTGTGGCAGCGCTGGCCCACCGCGGGACCCGTCGGCTGCTTCCCTGGCGCGGCCGACTACGACGCCGCAGTACGCGACCTCGTGCGAGCCGGGATCATCAGCGATCCGGGGATGATCTATTACGACGTACGTCCTTCCGCGCACCTGCCGACGCTGGAGCTGCGTATCTGCGACGCCTGCCCGCGGGCGGAGACTGTCGTGCTCGTCGCCGGTCTGTTCCGTGCCCTGGTGACCGAGGCCGGCGAACGGCTCACTGCCGGTGCGGCGGGGTGCGACGGCCGTCACGAATGGCTGCGTGGGGCCTCCTGGCGGGCTGCCCGGTCGGGTCTGGAGGGCACTTTGGTGGATCCCGGGACCCATCGGGAGGCGCCTGCCGCCGACGTCGTGCTCAAGCTGCTCGGCCGGTTGCGTCCCGCGCTCGAGGCGCACGGCGACTGGGGGACCGTAAGGGACCTGACCGCGGGGGCCCTGGCCGACGGCAGTGCCGCCGAGCGTATGCGTCGCAGGGCGCGGGAAGAGGATCTGCTGGCCTGCACCGACATGCTGATCGCGGAAACGCGCGGTGAGCGGCGACATCGCAGGCCGCCCCTCGCCGCCCGGAGGAACATCCCGCCCTCGGTCGCGGGCGCGGCGGGCTCCGGGGCCCCGGGGGCCCTCGGCAGCTGA
- a CDS encoding ATP-binding protein, producing MPDATPAEVTVALDGADGCIAGARSQAAVFLTRAQSEHGVPVSARTMDLAQLVVSELVTNALKYAPGPVLLQLRIVDSSLEIAVWDSEPVLPLARAADVGRVGQHGLEIVMAVVQSFEVRRETVGKCVTVRLALFDDPLLGFDG from the coding sequence ATGCCGGATGCCACGCCTGCCGAGGTAACCGTGGCACTGGACGGGGCGGACGGCTGTATCGCCGGCGCACGCAGCCAGGCTGCCGTGTTCCTGACTCGGGCCCAGTCCGAGCACGGGGTGCCCGTGTCGGCCCGCACCATGGACCTGGCGCAGTTGGTCGTCAGTGAGCTGGTCACCAACGCGCTGAAGTACGCGCCCGGACCCGTGCTGCTGCAGCTGCGCATCGTCGACAGCTCACTCGAGATCGCCGTCTGGGACTCCGAGCCCGTGCTGCCGCTGGCCCGGGCCGCCGATGTCGGACGGGTCGGACAGCACGGTCTGGAGATCGTGATGGCGGTGGTGCAGAGTTTCGAGGTGCGGCGCGAGACGGTCGGCAAGTGCGTCACCGTCCGGCTCGCCTTGTTCGACGATCCGCTACTGGGCTTCGACGGCTGA
- a CDS encoding LacI family DNA-binding transcriptional regulator, whose product MRRGTRRSGSSGAPRSVDVAQLAGVSQKTVSRVYNDEPYVSADVRRRVLEAGEELGYRMNNAARALASGRTRSIGVVTLGTALYGPASLIMGVERAVRDTGYALRVVNTLEGDPAGVAGAVDSLLEQGVDGIVISEPIDDGHSEDLAARVDVPVLVLGSPPLSTARTLAAGVGADLMARTATEHLLELGHATVHHLAGPQQWYAARDRLEGWRSTLTAYGRAIPPVVEGDWSASTGYTAGRKLASEGDMTAVFAANDDMAIGLIRALAEAGRRVPQDVSVVGFDDIPVAAYVNPPLTTMRQPFDTVAQEGLERLVHSIENPDAPPLSAAEPPVDLVVRASTGPPPPPRTTPGRHRALASFPMGGRSGPPGDGGASTYN is encoded by the coding sequence ATGAGGCGAGGCACACGGCGGAGCGGGAGTTCCGGCGCACCACGCAGTGTGGATGTGGCCCAGTTGGCGGGCGTTTCGCAGAAGACCGTGTCCCGGGTCTACAACGACGAGCCGTACGTCTCCGCCGACGTGCGCCGACGCGTCCTGGAAGCCGGCGAGGAACTCGGCTACCGGATGAACAACGCGGCGCGGGCTCTGGCCTCCGGACGGACGCGGTCCATCGGCGTGGTGACGCTGGGAACCGCCCTGTACGGACCCGCCTCACTGATCATGGGGGTCGAACGCGCCGTGCGGGACACGGGGTACGCCCTCCGAGTCGTCAACACCTTGGAAGGCGACCCGGCGGGTGTCGCCGGTGCCGTCGACTCACTTCTCGAGCAGGGCGTCGACGGCATCGTCATCTCCGAGCCGATCGACGACGGACACAGCGAAGACCTCGCCGCCCGTGTCGACGTGCCGGTGCTCGTCCTCGGTTCGCCACCCCTGTCCACGGCCAGGACACTGGCCGCGGGCGTCGGCGCCGATCTGATGGCGCGCACGGCAACCGAGCATCTGCTGGAACTGGGACACGCGACCGTGCACCACCTCGCCGGTCCGCAGCAGTGGTACGCCGCCCGGGACCGGCTGGAGGGCTGGAGGTCGACGCTCACCGCGTACGGCAGGGCGATACCCCCCGTCGTCGAGGGCGACTGGTCGGCCTCGACCGGCTACACGGCAGGCCGCAAGCTGGCCTCAGAGGGTGACATGACCGCGGTGTTCGCCGCCAACGACGACATGGCGATCGGGCTGATCCGCGCACTGGCGGAAGCCGGCCGGCGGGTACCGCAGGACGTCAGCGTGGTGGGCTTCGACGACATCCCGGTCGCCGCCTATGTGAATCCTCCGCTCACCACGATGCGCCAGCCCTTCGACACCGTGGCCCAGGAGGGACTCGAACGGCTCGTGCACTCCATCGAGAACCCGGACGCGCCACCCCTGTCGGCCGCCGAACCCCCGGTGGACCTCGTGGTCCGCGCCTCGACCGGGCCCCCGCCGCCACCCCGGACGACCCCGGGGCGGCATAGGGCCCTGGCTTCTTTTCCGATGGGGGGCCGATCCGGCCCGCCCGGGGACGGAGGTGCATCCACGTACAACTGA
- a CDS encoding phosphotransferase family protein, with product MTNHDAAGAVRPLTLAWVGRHLDAGERIVGTEVLHGGVTAEIRRLTVAARGGGSRALVLRSYVDPFYVEHAEDLLHRETAALTLLAGTGVVAPELVAVDPIAAQCEYPSLLMTHLAGRTVIDDGGLEACVPLLARQLVAIHAVRPATRPRDYVTLTTADTVVVPRGADAAVWAAAIDVIRGPVPPFAGRFLHRDFHPGNVLFDVTPSGPAGPRITGVVDWAGASWGPADLDVAHCSTNLALLLGPEWGLRFAEAYEEAGGVLAADASERLYWQVRDGLAFSEEVRVASQPWREAGRTELTTRAVEERLDAYVTALLNAAS from the coding sequence GTGACAAACCACGACGCGGCGGGGGCCGTTCGACCGTTGACCCTGGCGTGGGTCGGTCGGCATCTGGATGCCGGAGAGCGGATCGTCGGAACCGAGGTGTTGCACGGCGGTGTCACTGCCGAGATACGGCGGCTGACCGTCGCTGCGCGCGGCGGAGGCAGCCGTGCCCTGGTGCTGCGGAGTTACGTCGACCCGTTCTACGTGGAGCACGCCGAGGACCTGTTGCACCGGGAGACCGCCGCTCTGACCCTGCTCGCGGGGACCGGCGTGGTTGCTCCTGAACTGGTCGCGGTGGATCCGATTGCCGCGCAGTGCGAGTATCCGTCGCTCCTGATGACGCATCTGGCGGGCCGGACCGTCATCGACGACGGGGGCCTGGAGGCGTGCGTTCCGCTGCTGGCCCGTCAACTTGTGGCCATCCACGCGGTGCGACCTGCCACCCGGCCCAGGGACTACGTGACGCTGACGACCGCCGACACCGTAGTGGTGCCGAGGGGCGCCGACGCGGCGGTGTGGGCGGCGGCGATCGATGTGATCCGAGGGCCCGTTCCGCCCTTTGCGGGGCGGTTTCTGCACCGGGACTTCCACCCCGGCAATGTGCTGTTCGACGTGACGCCCTCAGGCCCGGCCGGTCCCCGGATCACCGGCGTGGTCGACTGGGCGGGGGCTTCCTGGGGCCCGGCCGATCTCGATGTGGCGCACTGCTCCACCAATCTTGCGCTGTTGCTCGGTCCGGAGTGGGGTCTGCGGTTCGCTGAGGCCTATGAGGAGGCCGGCGGGGTGCTGGCCGCGGACGCGAGCGAGCGGTTGTACTGGCAGGTGCGTGACGGGCTGGCGTTCTCGGAAGAGGTGCGGGTGGCGTCGCAGCCGTGGCGGGAGGCCGGCAGGACGGAGCTGACGACGCGGGCCGTGGAGGAACGGCTGGATGCCTACGTCACCGCCCTGCTGAACGCGGCGAGTTGA
- a CDS encoding DUF1360 domain-containing protein, with protein sequence MLLTSGATFRLSGLLSKASVSSPLRAPFTTYVGPQGPAELHEEARTEAGKDTVGELLPCPFCRGVRVASTLTAGRLLVPRATRTAMGALAALAGADVLQLTYTALTDRTTGA encoded by the coding sequence GTGCTGTTGACCTCGGGGGCCACCTTCCGGCTCAGCGGGCTGCTCAGCAAGGCGTCCGTGAGCAGCCCGCTCCGGGCCCCCTTCACTACGTACGTCGGTCCGCAGGGTCCGGCAGAGCTGCATGAGGAGGCGCGGACCGAGGCCGGCAAGGACACCGTGGGTGAGCTGTTGCCCTGCCCGTTCTGTAGGGGCGTCCGGGTGGCCTCGACCTTGACCGCCGGTCGGCTGCTGGTGCCTCGCGCGACGCGTACCGCGATGGGGGCGCTCGCCGCGTTGGCCGGTGCGGACGTGCTGCAGCTGACGTACACCGCGCTGACGGACCGGACAACCGGCGCCTGA
- a CDS encoding N-acetylglutaminylglutamine amidotransferase has protein sequence MCGLSGEIRFDGRRPDLAAVGRMTDRLAARGPDGRGMWTQGAVALGHRRLKIIDLSDLGAQPMTDADGEITGVFNGCVYNYRELREELGRLGHRFESTSDTEVVLHAYRQWGTACVERFYGMFAFALVEHRTGRVVLGRDRLGIKPLYLAPAPGRLRFASSLPALLAAGDVDTSVDPVAVHQYLSWHATVAPPHTILNGVRKLPPATVRVVEPDGGHRDHRYWQPSYTRRAEYADMGPDEWRDAVLESLRTAVRRRMVSDVPVGVLLSGGLDSSLIVALLAEEGQRGLKTFSVGFEAEGGEEGDEFRYSDRVAREFGTDHRRMMVPSSRVSAALDDAVAAMSEPMISHDVVAFHLLSEQVSKEVKVVQSGQGADEVFAGYHWYPDLASASREEEPDRYAETYFDRPHADLAKILQPHMLLRDDVSGRFVREHMAVPGAQTALDAALRLDTHVMLVDDPVKRVDNMTMAWGLEARVPFLDHELVELAAACPPELKLADGGKGVLKEAGRKLLPQEIVDRPKGYFPVPAIRHMAGPVLDRVREALEAPEAKKRGIFREPYVAELLAAPDEHRTKRGANALWQVALLEIWLQTHGIT, from the coding sequence ATGTGCGGTCTGAGCGGGGAGATCCGATTCGACGGCCGGCGACCGGACCTTGCGGCGGTCGGGCGCATGACCGACCGGCTGGCCGCCCGCGGGCCCGACGGCCGGGGCATGTGGACACAGGGCGCGGTGGCGCTGGGACACCGGCGGTTGAAGATCATCGACCTGTCCGACCTCGGTGCTCAGCCGATGACCGACGCCGACGGCGAGATCACGGGCGTCTTCAACGGCTGTGTCTACAACTACCGGGAGCTGCGCGAGGAGCTCGGGCGCCTGGGCCACCGCTTCGAGTCCACGTCCGACACGGAGGTGGTGCTCCACGCCTACCGGCAGTGGGGGACCGCCTGTGTGGAGCGCTTCTACGGCATGTTCGCCTTCGCGCTCGTCGAGCACCGGACCGGCCGAGTCGTGCTGGGCCGCGACCGGCTCGGGATCAAGCCGCTGTATCTGGCGCCCGCGCCGGGCCGCCTGAGGTTCGCCTCCTCCCTGCCCGCCCTCCTCGCCGCCGGCGACGTGGACACCTCCGTCGATCCGGTGGCCGTGCACCAGTACCTGAGCTGGCACGCCACGGTCGCCCCGCCGCACACGATCCTCAACGGCGTACGCAAGCTGCCGCCGGCCACCGTCCGGGTCGTCGAACCGGACGGCGGTCACCGAGACCACCGGTACTGGCAGCCGTCGTACACGCGTCGCGCCGAGTACGCGGACATGGGGCCCGATGAATGGCGTGACGCGGTGCTGGAGTCGCTGCGCACCGCCGTACGGCGTCGGATGGTCTCCGACGTGCCGGTCGGCGTCCTGCTCTCCGGCGGCCTGGACTCCAGCCTGATCGTCGCGCTGCTCGCGGAGGAGGGGCAGCGCGGCCTGAAGACGTTCAGCGTGGGGTTCGAGGCCGAGGGCGGGGAGGAGGGCGACGAGTTCCGTTACTCGGACCGGGTCGCCCGGGAGTTCGGCACGGACCACCGTCGCATGATGGTTCCCTCCAGCCGGGTCTCGGCCGCTCTGGACGATGCCGTCGCCGCGATGAGCGAGCCCATGATCAGCCACGACGTGGTCGCCTTCCACCTGCTGTCCGAGCAGGTCTCCAAGGAGGTCAAGGTCGTCCAGAGCGGCCAGGGCGCCGACGAGGTGTTCGCCGGGTACCACTGGTATCCCGACCTGGCCTCGGCCTCGCGCGAGGAGGAGCCCGACAGATACGCCGAGACGTACTTCGACCGTCCGCACGCCGACCTCGCGAAGATCCTCCAGCCGCACATGCTGCTTCGGGACGACGTCTCGGGCCGTTTCGTCAGGGAGCACATGGCAGTGCCCGGCGCGCAGACCGCCCTGGACGCGGCGCTGCGGCTCGACACGCACGTCATGCTCGTCGACGACCCCGTGAAGCGGGTCGACAACATGACCATGGCCTGGGGCCTGGAGGCCCGTGTGCCCTTCCTCGACCACGAACTGGTGGAGCTGGCCGCGGCCTGCCCGCCGGAGCTGAAACTCGCCGACGGCGGCAAGGGCGTGCTGAAGGAAGCGGGCCGCAAGCTCCTGCCGCAGGAGATCGTCGACCGCCCCAAGGGCTATTTCCCCGTCCCGGCCATCCGGCACATGGCGGGCCCCGTCCTGGACCGGGTGCGCGAGGCCCTGGAGGCACCTGAGGCGAAGAAGCGGGGGATCTTCCGGGAGCCGTACGTGGCCGAACTCCTCGCGGCGCCCGACGAGCACCGCACCAAGCGCGGGGCCAACGCCCTGTGGCAGGTGGCACTCCTGGAGATATGGCTGCAGACGCACGGGATCACGTGA
- a CDS encoding ABC transporter substrate-binding protein, which yields MSRRLLLTAAGAVSLGAALTACGGGDSGGGSASSSSKPVSQADIDKAMKQPTELTFWTWVPDIDQEVALFEKKYPAIKVKVVNAGQGVQHYTKLRTAIKAGSGAPDVAQMEYQAIPTFTITDSLLDLSPYGAAKLKDTFVDWTWGQVSGPKGEIWAIPQDTGPMGMLYRADIFEKHGIEPPKTWDDFAAAARKLHKADPEIYLTNLAGNEAAAWHGLLWQAGAKPYATSGKGNVSIDVDDAISKKLAAYWGGLAQEGVIGVEPDFTDAWFSALNKGKYATWITAAWGPVFLAGSAKSTAGKWRAAPLPQWDASKPSSGNWGGSTSAVIRASKNPIAAAVFAQFLNSDPASAKLFNTKQSFFPATKPLLADPSFTGAAASFYGGQKVNQEFADIGETVSPDFQWPPFLDQAVTDWTETVGTALTRKKDAVAALDAWQSRLTTYAKAQGFTVKTP from the coding sequence ATGAGCCGTCGGCTCCTCCTCACCGCCGCAGGAGCGGTCTCGTTGGGAGCCGCCCTGACCGCCTGCGGCGGCGGTGACAGCGGCGGCGGATCCGCCTCCTCGTCCTCGAAGCCGGTCAGCCAGGCCGATATCGACAAGGCGATGAAGCAGCCCACCGAGCTGACGTTCTGGACGTGGGTTCCGGACATCGACCAGGAGGTCGCGCTCTTCGAGAAGAAGTACCCGGCGATCAAGGTCAAGGTCGTCAACGCGGGCCAGGGCGTGCAGCACTACACGAAGCTGCGCACGGCGATCAAGGCCGGCAGCGGCGCCCCGGACGTGGCGCAGATGGAGTACCAGGCCATCCCCACGTTCACGATCACGGACAGCCTCCTGGACCTGAGCCCGTACGGCGCGGCCAAGCTGAAGGACACGTTCGTCGACTGGACCTGGGGACAGGTCAGCGGCCCCAAGGGCGAGATCTGGGCGATCCCGCAGGACACCGGCCCGATGGGCATGCTGTACCGGGCGGACATCTTCGAGAAGCACGGCATCGAACCGCCGAAGACCTGGGACGACTTCGCCGCCGCGGCCCGCAAGCTGCACAAGGCCGACCCGGAGATCTACCTGACCAACCTGGCCGGCAACGAGGCGGCCGCCTGGCACGGCCTGCTCTGGCAGGCGGGCGCCAAGCCCTACGCCACCTCCGGCAAGGGCAACGTCTCCATCGACGTCGACGACGCGATCTCCAAGAAGCTCGCCGCCTACTGGGGCGGGCTGGCTCAGGAGGGCGTCATCGGTGTCGAGCCGGACTTCACCGACGCCTGGTTCTCCGCGCTCAACAAGGGCAAGTACGCCACCTGGATCACCGCCGCCTGGGGCCCGGTCTTCCTCGCCGGCTCGGCCAAGTCCACCGCGGGCAAGTGGCGCGCCGCCCCCCTTCCGCAGTGGGACGCGTCGAAGCCCAGCTCGGGCAACTGGGGCGGCTCGACCAGCGCGGTCATCAGGGCGAGCAAGAACCCGATCGCGGCCGCCGTGTTCGCGCAGTTCCTGAACAGCGACCCGGCCAGCGCGAAGCTGTTCAACACCAAGCAGTCGTTCTTCCCGGCGACCAAGCCCCTGCTCGCGGACCCGTCCTTCACCGGTGCCGCCGCCTCCTTCTACGGCGGACAGAAGGTCAACCAGGAGTTCGCCGACATCGGCGAGACGGTCAGCCCCGACTTCCAGTGGCCGCCCTTCCTCGACCAGGCCGTCACCGACTGGACCGAGACCGTGGGCACGGCCCTCACCAGGAAGAAGGACGCCGTCGCCGCGCTCGACGCGTGGCAGTCGCGCCTCACCACCTACGCCAAGGCCCAGGGCTTCACCGTCAAGACCCCGTGA
- a CDS encoding DUF4177 domain-containing protein — protein MSHGYAYEYKVVTFRESLIGDALDSDKLEKVLNKHAEDGWQLKAITSADVKGRIGPGAVEGLLLTLERPRA, from the coding sequence ATGAGCCACGGTTACGCCTACGAGTACAAGGTCGTCACCTTCAGGGAGTCGCTGATCGGCGACGCACTGGACAGCGACAAGCTGGAGAAAGTCCTCAACAAGCACGCGGAGGACGGGTGGCAGCTCAAGGCCATCACGTCCGCCGACGTCAAGGGCCGTATCGGTCCCGGCGCGGTCGAGGGCCTGCTCCTCACCCTTGAACGGCCCCGCGCGTAG
- a CDS encoding STAS domain-containing protein, producing MADNQEAVGRGGLSVIRTDTDGVTVLDLYGEIDYQTVDALTQAMPSADAAAVQRIVIDMSQVTFMDSSGVNALIVAYQAATGGKGWLRLAGVRGAVLRTLQLVGIDSVITCHPTVEDALTP from the coding sequence GTGGCAGACAACCAGGAAGCAGTGGGCCGCGGCGGACTGTCCGTGATCCGCACCGACACCGACGGTGTCACCGTTCTCGACCTTTACGGAGAGATCGACTACCAGACCGTGGATGCCCTGACGCAGGCCATGCCGTCGGCGGACGCCGCCGCCGTGCAGCGCATCGTGATCGACATGAGCCAGGTGACCTTCATGGACTCCAGCGGCGTGAATGCCCTGATCGTCGCCTACCAGGCCGCTACAGGCGGAAAGGGTTGGCTGCGGCTCGCGGGGGTCCGTGGGGCCGTGCTGCGCACCCTGCAACTAGTGGGGATCGACAGTGTCATCACCTGTCACCCGACCGTTGAGGACGCGCTCACGCCGTGA